A genomic region of Branchiostoma lanceolatum isolate klBraLanc5 chromosome 4, klBraLanc5.hap2, whole genome shotgun sequence contains the following coding sequences:
- the LOC136433645 gene encoding uncharacterized protein, with amino-acid sequence MALQNTTSDVTCQEDPEIHILHRPERFLGPLAELKTKSITVRKLKALGVVKNNDEEVRKERRDLLALVLRVLNDVSERYKEDNDIFNEESWQESGEEWVCTKLSPLFQIHFLRRTCAPSLLLDHKTRLMMQDELSELSEGEIQRLERCAERQRQYYITKCKERYKEIFTTDRAHPVRNIDFITRCLIDFIMVPLKDERIGEDNEYVEEDYYIYMHAIRVLAPYLNTCSKSEVQRFLQICNVQWVRKNCYTHEIQCVVKYWLMDRDYGVTLAHILGEMFADSSSYFDDYMMEHIVDYIVARKNRALFNFREIRNLMVFYMCAALIHSPNDFYNTIILENLMKLDGHESWHIAEVIYREGLIDWTWNGKFWLDYLEYFELPVGDTEDILLNQCPRVMVGGRDTGSVARKVSRAQERYDARVERLRRRNDRNMKDPSYCDQLEKKRRAAEKMKARALMWLKENFPVEDGEYPEEKQWVLVSQKQDWKVAGCPPSGEDLILKVYRETNCDKILIDGATRERKYEVYGPAPPLKPLSLMREPLDLDEDSVTDSQIARFGNKSIWKRADHNVESIREALKEEGTMVIIKEGSDDEEEERRACKEELGFSERDMKQDWRDGAARANWKETGAEGTGKESGKEELVQAMKNMKEDGEARLNWKEAGAEGGAESGKEELGNALKNMMQDRRNDTPGLNERESTTEGKAKLGEGDAEHGENNMKKDQRGDSTKVNGKESCATERGRGPRKEEVDHTEKNLEQDVAPKFSYKIHVHAAEERERTVIVKEKTERSKKASKKSKMKKGGASEEEREKHVEKEAGDATPNVWDALRKTKGSGQNRASGGIDWEGPLVVVHKDASEPAWEGGPSTKQLVQLLGDTLNSKNLKHKSFAGMDPEERNEMIRREAVHFICGYCKRVPDYLEKFGKCASCRRAHYCSKECQRKHWREGHKEECPKLLQHR; translated from the exons ATGGCTCTACAAAACACAACGTCTGATGTGACGTGTCAAGAAGACCCTGAAATACACATACTACACAGGCCAGAAAGATTCTTGGGTCCTCTTGCAGAACTAAAGACAAAGTCCATAACTGTCCGCAAGTTGAAAG CTCTTGGAGTCGTCAAGAACAATGATGAAGAGGTGAGGAAAGAAAGGCGTGACCTCCTGGCACTTGTTCTTCGTGTCTTGAATGATGTGAGCGAGAGGTACAAGGAAGACAATGACATCTTCAATGAAGAATCATGGCAGGAGTCAG GAGAGGAATGGGTGTGTACAAAGCTCTCACCGCTCTTCCAAATCCACTTCCTTCGGAGGACTTGTGCTCCAAGTCTTTTGCTCGACCATAAGACACGACTCATGATGCAAGACGAACTCTCGGAACTCTCGGAAGGAGAAATACAGCGTCTCGAAAGATGTGCTGAGAGACAACGGCAATACTACATCACTAAGTGCAAGGAGCGGTACAAGGAGATCTTTACCACTGATAGAGCACACCCTGTGAGGAACATTGACTTCATCACCAGGTGTCTGATAGACTTCATCATGGTCCCATTGAAGGATGAGAGGATCGGTGAGGACAATGAGTATGTGGAGGAGGACTACTACATCTACATGCATGCCATCAGGGTGCTCGCACCCTACCTCAACACCTGCAGCAAGTCAGAGGTCCAACGTTTCCTCCAAATCTGTAACGTCCAATGGGTGAGGAAGAACTGCTACACCCACGAGATCCAGTGTGTGGTGAAGTACTGGCTGATGGACAGGGACTATGGCGTTACGCTTGCTCACATACtgggggaaatgtttgcagatTCCTCCTCCTACTTTGACGACTACATGATGGAGCACATCGTGGATTACATTGTCGCGCGAAAAAATCGCGCCCTCTTCAACTTCAGGGAAATCCGCAACCTGATGGTTTTCTACATGTGCGCGGCGCTCATCCACTCTCCCAATGACTTCTACAACACGATCATCCTGGAGAACCTGATGAAACTGGATGGACACGAGAGCTGGCACATCGCAGAGGTGATATACCGAGAGGGCCTGATCGACTGGACATGGAATGGCAAGTTCTGGCTCGACTACCTGGAGTATTTTGAGCTTCCAGTGGGGGACACAGAAGACATCCTACTGAATCAGTGTCCCA GAGTGATGGTTGGTGGCAGAGATACAGGGAGTGTCGCCCGTAAGGTCAGCAGAGCCCAGGAAAGGTACGATGCTCGAGTGGAGCGACTGAGGCGGaggaatgacagaaacatgaaagaCCCATCCTACTGTGACCAGTTGGAAAAGAAGAGAAGAGCAGCTGAAAAGATGAAAGCTAGAGCAT TAATGTGGCTTAAAGAGAACTTCCCCGTGGAGGATGGGGAGTACCCTGAGGAGAAACAGTGGGTTCTGGTGAGCCAAAAGCAAGACTGGAAAGTCGCAGGCTGCCCACCATCCGGGGAGGACCTGATATTGAAAGTGTACAG GGAAACAAACTGTGACAAGATCCTCATCGATGGGGCAACAAGGGAGAGAAAGTATGAAGTTTACGGGCCTGCCCCTCCTCTGAAACCTCTTAGCTTGATGAGGGAGCCGCTGGACCTGGATGAAGACAGCGTAACAGACAGTCAAATTGCAAGATTCGGCAACAAAAGCATTTGGAAACGTGCCGACCACAATGTGGAGAGCATTAGGGAAGCTTTAAAGGAAGAGGGAACAATGGTAATTATCAAGGAGGGATCAgatgatgaggaggaagagAGAAGAGCATGTAAGGAAGAACTTGGCTTCAGTGAGAGAGACATGAAGCAAGATTGGAGAGATGGTGCAGCAAGAGCAAATTGGAAAGAAACAGGTGCAGAGGGAACAGGAAAGGAATCAGGAAAGGAGGAACTCGTCCAAGCTATGAAGAACATGAAGGAAGATGGTGAAGCAAGACTGAATTGGAAAGAAGCAGGTGCAGAGGGAGGGGCGGAATCAGGAAAGGAGGAACTTGGCAATGCTTTGAAGAACATGATGCAAGATAGGAGAAATGACACTCCAGGTCTGAATGAGAGAGAATCAACTACAGAAGGAAAGGCAAAACTAGGGGAAGGAGATGCTGAACATGGtgaaaacaacatgaagaaAGATCAGAGAGGAGACAGCACAAAAGTGAATGGAAAAGAATCATGTGCTACTGAGAGAGGAAGGGGCCCAAGAAAGGAAGAAGTTGACCACACTGAGAAGAATTTGGAGCAAGATGTTGCACCAAAGTTTTcatataagatacatgtacatgctgctgAAGAAAGAGAACGAACTGTGATTGTGAAGGAGAAAACTGAACGTAGTAAAAAGGCCAGTAAGAAATCTAAGATGAAGAAGGGCGGAGCCAGTGAAGAGGAGCGAGAAAAACATGTGGAGAAGGAAGCTGGCGATGCAACTCCAAATGTTTGGGACGCTCTGAGAAAGACAAAAGGATCAGGACAGAACAGAGCTTCGGGTGGAATCGACTGGGAAGGTCCATTAGTTGTTGTCCATAAAGATGCTTCAGAACCAGCCTGGGAAGGAGGACCTAGCACTAAG CAACTGGTCCAACTCTTAGGAGACACCCTGAACTCCAAGAACTTGAAACATAAAAGCTTTGCAGGGATGGATCCTGAAGAGAGAAATGAGATGATCAGAAGAGAGGCGGTGCACTTCATCTGTGGGTACTGCAAGAGGGTGCCAGACTATTTGGAGAAGTTCGGCAAATGTGCCTCCTGCCGAAGGGCCCACTACTGCTCAAAGGAGTGTCAAAGGAAGCACTGGAGGGAGGGCCACAAGGAAGAGTGCCCAAAATTACTACAACACCGATAG
- the LOC136433646 gene encoding NADH-ubiquinone oxidoreductase 49 kDa subunit-like — translation MASTLLGFATRSLVSNGTLLKRVVPQTASAFQVTRGGKQWHPTVEDIQETAGAVFYTDPKEPNRWAKDIKPWSLRDPTPDTEVSNLTVNFGPQHPAAHGVLRLVMELSGESVKRCDPHIGLLHRGTEKLIEYKTYLQALPYFDRLDYVSMMCNEQCYSLAVEKLLGIEIPERAKYIRVMFGEITRILNHIMGVGTHALDVGAMTPFFWMFEEREKMMEFYERVSGARMHAAYVRPGGVQQDLPLGLMDDIYDFITKFAQRIDEVEEMLTNNRIWRNRTIDIGVISAEDAINYGFSGVMLRGSGIKWDLRKVQPYDAYDQVEFDVPIGRKGDCYDRYLIRMEEMRQSLHIIHQCLNKMPEGEIKVDDAKITPPRRAEMKESMEALIHHFKLYTEGYMVPPGSTYTAIEAPKGEFGVYLVSDGSSRPYRCKIKAPGFAHLAGLDKVSQGHMLADVVAIIGTLDVVFGEIDR, via the exons atggcgtCGACCCTTTTGGGTTTTGCCACTCGTTCGCTCGTGTCCAACGGCACTTTGCTTAAGCGTGTCGTCCCCCAGACAGCATCAGCCTTTCAAGTGACTAG AGGGGGGAAGCAATGGCACCCAACGGTCGAAGACATTCAGGAAACAGCTGGTGCAGTCTTCTACACAGACCCGAAAGAACCAAATAGATGGGCCAAGGATATCAAACCATGGAGTT TACGGGATCCCACCCCAGACACGGAGGTCTCCAACTTGACCGTGAACTTTGGGCCCCAGCACCCGGCAGCTCATGGTGTACTCAGGCTGGTCATGGAACTCAGCGGAGAG AGTGTCAAGAGATGTGACCCCCATATTGGACTGTTGCACCGAGGCACAGAGAAGCTGATAGAGTACAAGACCTACTTACAG GCGCTTCCGTATTTTGACCGATTGGACTATGTGTCCATGATGTGTAACGAGCAGTGCTACTCTCTGGCTGTGGAGAAACTACTTGGCATAGAAATCCCGGAGAGAGCCAAGTATATCAGAG TGATGTTCGGTGAGATCACAAGAATCTTGAACCACATCATGGGAGTGGGCACCCATGCCCTGGACGTGGGAGCCATGACACCCTTCTTCTGGATGTTTGAGGAAAGAGAGAAG ATGATGGAGTTCTATGAGCGTGTGTCCGGAGCCCGTATGCACGCTGCTTATGTTCGTCCTGGAGGGGTGCAGCAG GATCTTCCCCTGGGTCTGATGGATGATATCTATGACTTCATTACGAAGTTTGCCCAGCGGATAGATGAGGTGGAGGAGATGCTGACGAACAACCGCATCTGGCGGAACCGCACTATTGACATCGGCGTCATTTCTGCAGAAGATGCCATCAACTATGGGTTCAG TGGCGTGATGTTACGCGGTTCAGGAATCAAGTGGGACCTGCGGAAGGTCCAGCCTTACGACGCGTACGACCAGGTGGAGTTCGACGTACCCATCGGGAGGAAGGGAGACTGCTATGACAG ATACTTGATCCGTATGGAAGAGATGCGGCAAAGCTTGCACATCATTCACCAGTGTTTGAACAAGATGCCTGAAGGAGAGATCAAG GTGGACGATGCCAAGATCACCCCGCCCAGACGTGCTGAGATGAAGGAGTCCATGGAGGCCCTGATTCACCACTTCAAACTCTACACAGAGGGTTACATGGTGCCTCCTGGGTCAACCTACACTGCCATAGAGGCACCGAAG GGTGAGTTTGGTGTTTACCTGGTGTCAGATGGATCCAGCAGACCCTACAGGTGTAAGATCAAGGCACCTGGCTTCGCCCACCTG GCTGGACTGGACAAGGTGTCCCAAGGCCACATGCTTGCTGATGTGGTCGCCATCATAG GAACACTTGATGTTGTGTTTGGAGAAATTGATCGCTGA